The proteins below come from a single Oxyura jamaicensis isolate SHBP4307 breed ruddy duck chromosome 1, BPBGC_Ojam_1.0, whole genome shotgun sequence genomic window:
- the PARP11 gene encoding protein mono-ADP-ribosyltransferase PARP11 isoform X1, with product MWGASPGWAADAEVLQRTSEELFRKMESSVEEMDTSDTQWGWFYLAECGKWHMFPTDSNSHCSVSSEDIERSFRTNPHGSLSFTTAKFNYVLDFSVMKQTNLTTLKQRPIKRAPFSISAFSVICDNEAIPVPSHWENVNPEEPYQLIPLQKKTNEYIEVSGLFGKTMDSHRIKRIKRIQNLDLWEFFCRKKVQLKKKRGVPTINEQMLFHGTSNEFVEAICIHNFDWRINGMHAAVYGKGTYFARDASYSSRFCKEDMNHGNTFQIHGVNLQSHPHRPDKVMFLARVLTGDYINGDSKYMRPPSKDGSFVNLYDSCVDNTWNPKIFVIFDANQIYPEYLIEFC from the exons ATGTGGGGGGCGAGCCCGGGGTGGGCGGCGGATGCG GAAGTGCTCCAAAGAACATCAGAAGAATTATTTCGAAAGATGGAAAGTTCAGTTGAAGAAATGGATACCTCTGATACCCAGTGGGGCTGGTTTTATTTGGCTGAGTGTGGTAAATGGCATATGTTTCCG ACTGATTCAAACAGTCATTGCTCAGTTAGCAGTGAAGATATTGAAAGGAGCTTCAGAACAAATCCACATGGTTCTCTGTCTTTTACTACTGCAAAATTTAACTACGTGCTAGATTTTTCAG TGATGAAACAAACCAACCTAACCACCCTTAAACAACGTCCAATAAAGCGAGCTCCCTTTTCTATCAGTGCTTTCag cgTCATTTGTGACAATGAAGCTATCCCCGTTCCTTCACACTGGGAGAATGTAAATCCTGAGGAGCCATATCAG cttattcctttgcaaaagaaaacaaatgaatataTTGAAGTTTCTGGTCTCTTTGGAAAAACAATGGATAGCCACCgaattaaaagaattaagaGAATACAAAATCTAGACTTGTGGGAGTTTTTTTGCAg GAAAAAAGTtcaactgaagaagaaaagaggtgtCCCAACTATTAATGAGCAGATGTTATTTCACGGCACCAGTAATGAATTTGTAGAAGCAATATGTATTCATAATTTTGACTGGAGAATAAATGGGATGCATGCTGCTGTATATGGAAAAG GGACCTATTTTGCAAGAGATGCATCATATTCCAGTCGTTTCTGCAAAGAGGACATGAATCACGGAAATACCTTTCAAATTCATGGTGTGAATCTGCAGTCTCATCCACATAGACCAGATAAAGTCATGTTTCTTGCTCGCGTATTGACTGGTGACTATATCAATGGTGATTCAAAATACATGAGACCTCCTTCAAAAGATGGAAGTTTTGTGAACTTGTATGACAGCTGTGTGGATAATACCTGGAACCCAAAGATCTTTGTTATCTTTGATGCCAACCAAATCTACCCTGAGTACTTAATAGAATTTTGTTAA
- the PARP11 gene encoding protein mono-ADP-ribosyltransferase PARP11 isoform X2, which yields MESSVEEMDTSDTQWGWFYLAECGKWHMFPTDSNSHCSVSSEDIERSFRTNPHGSLSFTTAKFNYVLDFSVMKQTNLTTLKQRPIKRAPFSISAFSVICDNEAIPVPSHWENVNPEEPYQLIPLQKKTNEYIEVSGLFGKTMDSHRIKRIKRIQNLDLWEFFCRKKVQLKKKRGVPTINEQMLFHGTSNEFVEAICIHNFDWRINGMHAAVYGKGTYFARDASYSSRFCKEDMNHGNTFQIHGVNLQSHPHRPDKVMFLARVLTGDYINGDSKYMRPPSKDGSFVNLYDSCVDNTWNPKIFVIFDANQIYPEYLIEFC from the exons ATGGAAAGTTCAGTTGAAGAAATGGATACCTCTGATACCCAGTGGGGCTGGTTTTATTTGGCTGAGTGTGGTAAATGGCATATGTTTCCG ACTGATTCAAACAGTCATTGCTCAGTTAGCAGTGAAGATATTGAAAGGAGCTTCAGAACAAATCCACATGGTTCTCTGTCTTTTACTACTGCAAAATTTAACTACGTGCTAGATTTTTCAG TGATGAAACAAACCAACCTAACCACCCTTAAACAACGTCCAATAAAGCGAGCTCCCTTTTCTATCAGTGCTTTCag cgTCATTTGTGACAATGAAGCTATCCCCGTTCCTTCACACTGGGAGAATGTAAATCCTGAGGAGCCATATCAG cttattcctttgcaaaagaaaacaaatgaatataTTGAAGTTTCTGGTCTCTTTGGAAAAACAATGGATAGCCACCgaattaaaagaattaagaGAATACAAAATCTAGACTTGTGGGAGTTTTTTTGCAg GAAAAAAGTtcaactgaagaagaaaagaggtgtCCCAACTATTAATGAGCAGATGTTATTTCACGGCACCAGTAATGAATTTGTAGAAGCAATATGTATTCATAATTTTGACTGGAGAATAAATGGGATGCATGCTGCTGTATATGGAAAAG GGACCTATTTTGCAAGAGATGCATCATATTCCAGTCGTTTCTGCAAAGAGGACATGAATCACGGAAATACCTTTCAAATTCATGGTGTGAATCTGCAGTCTCATCCACATAGACCAGATAAAGTCATGTTTCTTGCTCGCGTATTGACTGGTGACTATATCAATGGTGATTCAAAATACATGAGACCTCCTTCAAAAGATGGAAGTTTTGTGAACTTGTATGACAGCTGTGTGGATAATACCTGGAACCCAAAGATCTTTGTTATCTTTGATGCCAACCAAATCTACCCTGAGTACTTAATAGAATTTTGTTAA